One stretch of Microbacterium faecale DNA includes these proteins:
- a CDS encoding sodium:solute symporter family protein: protein MLAFYGGSFYMSTRISRKRENADGYMTGGGKIGFGISAASMTATWIWASSMYASATSGYQFGISGPIHYGLWGALMILLIYPFGRRIRKVAPRAHTIAEVMFARHGRSSQLMLAGSNVLGSVISLTSNLIAGGALISLLSPFTFTQGILAIGAGVLLYTLWSGFRASVLTDFAQVIAMLGAVVIIVPVVFFAAGGPGLFEAGADNLTPEQGNFFSSKAFFEQGAPYIAAVLAYAIGNQTIAQRLFAVREDLIKKTFVTATVGYGATIIGVGMLGVIALYAGIEPLGGDVNNLIPQMAATYLGPVLICVFFVMIIGSLSSTADSDLTALSSIMMADVYGQNVAGKRNANPKVMLFVGRVTMVVAVVAALGFASIQFSILDLLVFVGALWGALVFPVISSFYWKRVTNVAFTVSVLVALVAFIPVRFEWIPMTGAIAITSDVLSTVGVGVVLGLMAFGFLGRRAGLIIGTVATLASAPFAIGFLHQYSVLSGSLIAYAVSTIVCVAITMFNTSKSFDFSLIKVRTGDFDPAHEEQETKEGVTR, encoded by the coding sequence ATGCTGGCCTTCTACGGCGGCAGCTTCTACATGTCGACGCGCATCTCCCGCAAACGCGAGAACGCCGACGGATACATGACCGGCGGCGGAAAGATCGGCTTCGGCATCTCGGCGGCCTCGATGACCGCCACCTGGATCTGGGCGTCGTCGATGTACGCGTCCGCAACCTCCGGCTACCAGTTCGGCATCTCCGGACCGATCCACTATGGGCTCTGGGGAGCCCTGATGATCCTCCTGATCTACCCGTTCGGTCGCCGCATCCGCAAGGTGGCACCGCGCGCGCACACGATCGCCGAGGTGATGTTCGCTCGTCACGGTCGTTCCAGTCAGCTCATGCTCGCCGGATCGAACGTTCTCGGCAGCGTCATCAGCTTGACGTCGAACCTCATCGCGGGCGGCGCTCTCATCTCGCTGCTGTCGCCGTTCACCTTCACGCAGGGGATCCTCGCGATCGGCGCGGGCGTGCTCCTGTACACGCTGTGGAGCGGCTTCCGCGCATCGGTGCTGACCGACTTCGCGCAGGTCATCGCGATGCTCGGCGCTGTCGTCATCATCGTGCCCGTCGTGTTCTTCGCGGCCGGCGGTCCCGGGCTCTTCGAGGCGGGTGCCGACAACCTCACGCCGGAGCAGGGGAACTTCTTCTCCTCGAAGGCGTTCTTCGAGCAGGGCGCTCCGTACATCGCCGCTGTTCTCGCCTATGCGATCGGCAACCAGACGATTGCGCAGCGCCTGTTCGCGGTGCGTGAGGACCTGATCAAGAAGACCTTCGTCACGGCGACCGTCGGCTACGGCGCGACCATTATCGGCGTCGGTATGCTCGGCGTGATCGCGCTGTACGCGGGGATCGAGCCGCTGGGCGGCGACGTCAACAACCTGATCCCGCAGATGGCCGCGACCTACCTGGGCCCGGTGCTGATCTGCGTGTTCTTCGTGATGATCATCGGATCGCTCTCGTCGACCGCCGACTCCGATCTGACGGCCCTGTCGTCGATCATGATGGCAGACGTCTACGGTCAGAACGTCGCGGGGAAGCGCAACGCGAACCCGAAGGTCATGCTATTCGTCGGTCGCGTCACGATGGTCGTGGCGGTCGTCGCCGCACTCGGCTTCGCATCGATCCAGTTCAGCATTCTCGATCTGCTCGTGTTCGTCGGCGCACTGTGGGGCGCGCTCGTTTTCCCCGTGATCTCGAGCTTCTACTGGAAGCGCGTCACGAACGTCGCGTTCACCGTCTCCGTGCTCGTCGCGCTTGTGGCATTCATCCCGGTGCGCTTCGAATGGATCCCGATGACGGGGGCAATCGCGATTACGAGCGACGTGCTGTCGACCGTCGGCGTCGGAGTTGTGCTCGGCCTCATGGCCTTCGGCTTCCTCGGGCGTCGCGCCGGTCTGATCATCGGAACAGTCGCGACGTTGGCGAGCGCACCGTTCGCCATCGGATTCCTGCACCAGTATTCCGTGCTGTCGGGCTCACTGATCGCCTATGCGGTCAGCACGATCGTCTGCGTCGCGATCACGATGTTCAACACCTCGAAGTCGTTTGACTTCTCGCTCATCAAGGTCCGCACGGGTGACTTCGACCCCGCGCATGAAGAGCAGGAGACGAAGGAAGGAGTCACGCGATGA
- the pheT gene encoding phenylalanine--tRNA ligase subunit beta, which translates to MRVPLSWLREFVEVPADATPDDVYASLVAVGFEEEDLIGFDVTGPVVVGRVESFDAEPQKNGKVIRWCQVDVGESEPRGIICGAQNFLPGDKVVVSLPGAVLPGPFPISARKTYGHVSDGMIASVKELGLGDDHDGIIRLAEWGLDPEVGTDAIALLGVDDVAVDVNVTPDRGYALSIRGLAREYALSTGAAFADPGMREPAEVAPGSGFALTIADDNPIRGQQGVTQFVVRTVNGVDPSRPTPTWMRSRLLLAGIRPLGVLIDITNYVMLELGNPIHGYDADRLTGGITVRRAAEAEKLTTLDGVERTLSAEDLLITDDSGPIGLAGVMGGSTTELGDDTTNVVVEAAAFESVSIARTARRHRLPSEASKRFERGVDPLVAHAAAQRVVDLMVELAGGTAGTVGTDLTYAYEPLSIALPETFAADLIGVPYDADLQQRILEQIGCGVARTETGFAVTPPSWRPDIVDKWSLAEEIARVDGLDKVPSILPTPPSGRGYTRAQQARRRVADALAAAGLVETISFPFVDEQSNALYGSASGDGAPAVRIANALDQTAPFLRRSLIPGLVATAHRNLARGVTDLSLFETGAVFLPEDGVTYGTDFNPPRAARPSDDDLDRIHASIPPQPRHVAVLFAGDVSPKQPGRPAEAAGLASALDAIRVIGAAVGVTIDVAQTQRVALHPGRAGMLTVAGEDVGYVGELHPDVAGEADLVGRVAIAELDLDRAIALAPSRVTAGPLSTYPAATQDVSVVVPAELPAADVRAALVQGAGDLLEQVRLVDDYRGQGLDEGQKSLTFALRFRAEDRTLTAAEATEAKMAGVAVAEQRFGARIRD; encoded by the coding sequence ATGCGCGTCCCCCTTTCGTGGCTGCGTGAGTTCGTCGAGGTTCCTGCGGATGCGACGCCGGACGACGTGTACGCGTCGCTCGTGGCCGTCGGCTTCGAGGAGGAAGACCTGATCGGCTTCGACGTGACCGGACCGGTCGTCGTCGGGCGGGTCGAGTCATTCGACGCCGAGCCGCAGAAGAACGGCAAGGTCATCCGCTGGTGCCAGGTCGACGTCGGTGAGTCGGAGCCGCGCGGCATCATCTGCGGTGCACAGAACTTCCTCCCGGGCGACAAGGTCGTCGTGAGCCTCCCCGGCGCGGTGCTGCCGGGACCGTTCCCCATCTCCGCGCGGAAGACGTACGGACACGTGTCCGACGGCATGATCGCGTCGGTGAAAGAGCTCGGCCTCGGCGACGACCACGACGGCATCATCCGGCTGGCCGAATGGGGCCTCGATCCCGAGGTCGGTACGGATGCGATCGCGCTGCTCGGCGTCGACGACGTCGCGGTCGATGTCAACGTCACGCCCGACCGCGGCTACGCGCTGTCCATTCGAGGCCTCGCGCGGGAGTACGCGCTCTCGACCGGCGCGGCATTCGCGGATCCGGGCATGCGCGAGCCGGCTGAGGTTGCGCCAGGATCCGGGTTCGCGCTGACCATCGCCGACGACAACCCGATCCGGGGACAGCAGGGCGTCACGCAGTTCGTCGTGCGGACGGTCAACGGCGTGGACCCATCGCGCCCGACCCCGACCTGGATGCGCTCACGCCTCCTGCTGGCGGGCATTCGACCGCTCGGCGTGCTCATCGACATCACCAACTACGTGATGCTCGAACTCGGCAATCCGATCCACGGCTACGACGCCGACCGCCTCACCGGGGGGATCACGGTCCGGCGCGCGGCGGAGGCGGAGAAGCTCACGACCCTCGATGGCGTCGAGCGCACGCTCAGTGCCGAGGACCTGCTCATCACCGACGACTCGGGGCCGATCGGTCTCGCGGGAGTCATGGGAGGATCCACGACGGAGCTGGGCGACGACACGACGAACGTCGTCGTCGAGGCGGCCGCGTTCGAATCCGTGTCGATCGCGCGCACGGCGCGACGTCATCGCCTCCCGAGCGAGGCCTCCAAGCGATTCGAACGGGGCGTGGATCCGTTGGTCGCGCACGCAGCCGCTCAGCGTGTGGTCGACCTGATGGTCGAGCTCGCGGGCGGCACCGCCGGCACGGTCGGCACCGACCTCACGTACGCGTACGAACCGCTGAGCATCGCGCTCCCGGAAACGTTCGCCGCTGACCTCATCGGCGTCCCCTACGACGCCGACCTGCAGCAGCGGATCCTCGAGCAGATCGGATGCGGCGTGGCCCGCACCGAGACAGGCTTCGCGGTCACGCCGCCTTCGTGGCGCCCCGACATCGTCGATAAGTGGAGCCTCGCGGAGGAGATCGCGCGCGTCGACGGTCTGGACAAGGTTCCGTCGATCCTGCCGACTCCGCCCTCCGGCCGCGGCTACACGCGCGCGCAACAGGCTCGCCGCCGCGTCGCGGATGCGCTTGCCGCCGCGGGTCTCGTCGAGACCATTTCCTTCCCGTTCGTCGATGAGCAGTCGAACGCGCTGTACGGTTCGGCCTCCGGTGACGGCGCGCCCGCGGTGCGCATCGCGAATGCGCTCGACCAGACCGCGCCGTTCCTGCGGCGCTCGCTGATCCCGGGGCTCGTCGCCACCGCGCACCGCAACCTGGCGCGCGGTGTGACCGACCTGTCGCTCTTCGAGACGGGCGCGGTGTTCCTCCCCGAGGACGGCGTGACCTACGGGACGGACTTCAACCCGCCGCGCGCGGCGCGTCCCTCGGATGACGACCTCGACCGGATCCACGCGTCAATTCCGCCGCAGCCGCGTCACGTGGCCGTGCTGTTCGCCGGCGACGTCTCTCCAAAGCAGCCGGGACGACCCGCGGAGGCCGCGGGCCTCGCGTCTGCGCTCGACGCGATTCGCGTCATCGGCGCGGCGGTGGGCGTTACCATCGACGTCGCGCAGACGCAGCGCGTCGCTCTTCACCCCGGCCGTGCGGGCATGCTGACAGTCGCGGGGGAGGACGTCGGGTACGTCGGCGAACTCCACCCCGACGTCGCGGGCGAGGCCGACCTCGTCGGACGCGTCGCCATCGCGGAACTCGACCTCGATCGCGCCATCGCCCTCGCACCGAGCCGCGTGACCGCGGGACCGCTGTCGACGTACCCGGCCGCGACGCAGGACGTGTCGGTCGTGGTGCCCGCGGAGCTCCCGGCGGCCGACGTGCGCGCCGCGCTCGTGCAGGGCGCAGGGGATCTCCTGGAGCAGGTACGCCTCGTCGACGATTACCGCGGCCAGGGCCTGGATGAGGGGCAGAAGTCGCTCACGTTCGCGCTCCGATTCCGCGCCGAGGATCGCACGCTCACCGCTGCGGAGGCCACGGAGGCGAAGATGGCGGGTGTCGCGGTCGCTGAGCAGCGCTTCGGAGCACGGATCCGCGACTGA
- the pheS gene encoding phenylalanine--tRNA ligase subunit alpha, with protein MSDVPEITPERVDAAVADALAAAADAPDTAALKKARSAHQGDGSALAALNAQMRHVPKDRKAEFGKIVGQARGRVAQAFQAREETLKSAEDAARLEAERLDITAIPQRTRTGARHPVALMQERIADLFVGMGWEIADGPELEHEWFNFDSLNLDEDHPARQEQDTFFVDPPERHLVMRTQTSPVQMRTMLERDVPIYILSPGKVARTDEFDATHLPVFTQAEGLVVDKGITMAHLKGALDHVAKQLFGDAAETRLRINHFPFTEPSAEFDLWHPTFSGGARWIEWGGCGMVNPNVLRAAGIDPEVYSGFAFGIGIERALMFRSDVQDMRDMAEGDVRFSEQFGMVV; from the coding sequence GTGTCTGACGTACCCGAGATCACTCCCGAGCGAGTGGACGCCGCCGTCGCGGACGCCCTCGCTGCGGCCGCCGATGCCCCCGATACGGCCGCGCTGAAGAAGGCGCGCTCCGCGCACCAGGGCGACGGCAGCGCGCTCGCCGCGTTGAACGCGCAGATGCGCCACGTGCCGAAGGACCGCAAGGCGGAATTCGGCAAGATTGTGGGACAGGCGCGTGGCCGCGTCGCTCAGGCGTTCCAGGCGCGCGAAGAGACCCTGAAGAGCGCGGAGGACGCGGCGCGTCTCGAGGCCGAGCGCCTCGACATCACGGCGATTCCCCAGCGTACGCGCACCGGTGCGCGCCACCCCGTGGCGCTCATGCAGGAGCGCATCGCCGACCTCTTCGTCGGGATGGGGTGGGAGATCGCCGACGGACCGGAACTCGAGCACGAGTGGTTCAACTTCGACTCCCTGAACCTGGACGAGGATCACCCCGCGCGCCAGGAGCAGGACACGTTCTTCGTGGATCCGCCCGAACGTCACCTCGTGATGCGCACTCAGACGAGCCCCGTGCAGATGCGCACGATGCTCGAACGCGACGTGCCGATCTACATCCTCTCGCCCGGCAAGGTTGCCCGCACCGACGAGTTTGACGCGACGCACCTGCCCGTCTTCACGCAGGCCGAGGGGCTCGTCGTCGACAAGGGCATCACGATGGCGCACCTCAAGGGCGCGCTCGATCACGTCGCCAAGCAGCTGTTCGGCGACGCGGCGGAGACCCGCCTGCGCATCAACCACTTCCCGTTCACCGAGCCGAGCGCCGAATTCGATCTGTGGCATCCGACGTTCTCCGGCGGCGCCCGATGGATCGAATGGGGCGGCTGCGGCATGGTTAACCCCAATGTGCTTCGTGCCGCGGGCATCGACCCCGAGGTGTACAGCGGGTTCGCTTTCGGGATCGGGATCGAGCGCGCGCTGATGTTCCGGAGCGACGTGCAGGACATGCGCGACATGGCCGAGGGCGATGTCCGCTTCAGCGAGCAGTTCGGGATGGTGGTCTGA
- a CDS encoding amino acid ABC transporter permease, with the protein MTSVLYDVPGPRARRRNGILATATIVVVLAVVAFVGWRLALTGQFTAAKWEVFSYTTVWMSILEYAWGTLRAFLLAGVLSLALGFVLAVGRLSDHSWIRIPATVITEGFRAVPVLVMMMILYYGLPTLGIAMSPYWAVVLALMVYNGSVLAEALRAGVEAIPRGQKEAGYAIGLRKSGVMTLILLPQAVRAMLPVIIAQLVVTLKDTALGFIITYHELLYYVKLLASQAELGRPILQAAFVIGGIYIVMCLLLSWLANVVEKRSRRSPKRHDEEPDPAADDESTMTEAIAAQKSTGKF; encoded by the coding sequence ATGACGTCCGTTCTCTACGATGTGCCCGGGCCCCGAGCTCGCCGCCGCAACGGCATCCTCGCCACGGCGACGATCGTCGTCGTTCTCGCGGTCGTCGCGTTCGTCGGCTGGCGCCTCGCGCTGACCGGCCAGTTCACGGCCGCCAAGTGGGAGGTCTTCTCCTACACCACGGTATGGATGTCGATCCTCGAGTACGCGTGGGGCACGCTGCGCGCGTTCCTGCTGGCGGGAGTACTGAGCCTCGCTCTCGGCTTCGTGCTCGCGGTCGGTCGCCTCTCCGATCATTCCTGGATCCGGATCCCGGCCACAGTCATCACCGAGGGGTTCCGAGCTGTCCCCGTGCTCGTGATGATGATGATCCTCTACTACGGCCTTCCGACGCTGGGCATCGCGATGTCGCCCTACTGGGCCGTCGTGCTCGCGCTGATGGTGTACAACGGGTCCGTGCTGGCCGAGGCGTTGCGCGCGGGTGTCGAGGCGATCCCGCGCGGCCAGAAGGAAGCCGGCTACGCGATCGGGCTGCGCAAGAGCGGCGTGATGACGCTCATCCTGCTGCCGCAGGCGGTGCGCGCGATGCTTCCCGTCATCATCGCCCAGCTCGTCGTGACCCTGAAGGACACCGCGCTCGGCTTCATCATCACGTATCACGAGCTCCTCTACTACGTGAAGCTGCTCGCGAGTCAGGCAGAGCTCGGGCGTCCGATCCTGCAGGCGGCGTTCGTGATCGGCGGCATCTACATCGTGATGTGTCTGCTGCTGTCGTGGCTCGCGAATGTCGTAGAGAAACGCAGTCGACGGTCACCGAAGAGGCACGACGAAGAGCCGGACCCCGCCGCCGACGACGAGTCGACCATGACCGAGGCGATCGCGGCGCAGAAGTCGACCGGGAAGTTCTGA
- a CDS encoding amino acid ABC transporter permease gives MDAIFGNLDLWREGITFTIAVFVFGGIIALVLGTIVGAMRVSPVPIARAVGWAYVNLVRNTPLTLVFFFFIFGYSALALPALSNTVLGTLAIGVYTATYVAETLRAGINTVPVGQAEAARAIGLPFGQVMSVVVLPQAFRSVVPPMMSVLIALLKNTTVAAGFSISVLPALQASISNSHTRPGSPMEVLLWVAAFFIAVVMLLTWLQRTLENRWRIAR, from the coding sequence GTGGACGCCATCTTCGGCAACCTCGACCTGTGGCGCGAGGGGATCACCTTCACGATCGCGGTGTTCGTGTTCGGCGGCATCATCGCGCTCGTGCTCGGCACGATCGTCGGGGCGATGCGCGTATCGCCGGTACCGATCGCTCGGGCGGTGGGTTGGGCCTACGTCAACCTCGTGCGGAATACGCCGCTGACGCTCGTCTTCTTCTTCTTCATCTTCGGCTATAGCGCCCTCGCGCTTCCGGCCCTGTCGAACACGGTGCTCGGAACCCTCGCCATCGGCGTCTACACCGCGACCTACGTCGCCGAGACGCTTCGCGCGGGGATCAACACGGTTCCCGTCGGTCAGGCCGAGGCAGCGCGTGCGATCGGCCTGCCGTTCGGTCAGGTCATGTCCGTCGTCGTCCTGCCGCAGGCCTTCCGGTCCGTCGTGCCGCCGATGATGAGCGTGCTCATCGCCCTGCTGAAGAACACCACCGTCGCCGCCGGGTTCTCGATCTCGGTGCTCCCCGCGCTGCAGGCGTCGATCTCGAACTCACACACGCGCCCGGGAAGTCCGATGGAAGTGCTGCTCTGGGTGGCGGCGTTCTTCATCGCCGTGGTGATGCTCCTCACCTGGCTGCAGCGAACGCTCGAGAACCGATGGAGGATCGCACGATGA
- a CDS encoding transporter substrate-binding domain-containing protein, which produces MRKFRNAAAVGIAAGALFALTACNSGSPTGGSGDDAPEQEVSEDVALEGSPTYDAMVERGGPVIGVKEDQPNLGYLDATTGERSGFDVEIARWIAAELGFSEDDISYEPIASANREQAIVNGDIDYYVGTYSITDQRKEQIDFAGPYFVTGQGFLVAGDSEMTEVNDVSDFNGMTVCSATGSTPIQNIKENFPEVSTEEYDIYS; this is translated from the coding sequence ATGCGAAAGTTCCGTAACGCGGCCGCTGTCGGGATCGCGGCTGGCGCGCTCTTCGCGCTGACGGCGTGCAACAGCGGCTCGCCGACGGGCGGATCAGGAGATGACGCCCCCGAGCAGGAGGTCTCGGAGGACGTCGCTCTCGAAGGCAGCCCCACCTACGATGCGATGGTCGAGCGCGGTGGACCGGTCATCGGTGTCAAGGAGGATCAGCCGAACCTCGGATACCTCGACGCCACGACGGGCGAGCGCAGCGGATTCGATGTCGAGATCGCACGCTGGATCGCCGCGGAGCTCGGCTTCAGCGAGGACGACATCTCGTATGAGCCGATCGCGTCGGCCAACCGCGAGCAGGCGATCGTGAACGGCGACATCGACTATTACGTCGGCACGTACTCGATCACGGACCAGCGCAAGGAGCAGATTGACTTCGCCGGACCGTACTTCGTCACGGGCCAGGGCTTCCTCGTCGCCGGCGACAGCGAGATGACCGAGGTCAACGATGTGTCGGACTTCAACGGGATGACCGTCTGCTCGGCGACGGGATCGACGCCGATTCAGAACATCAAGGAGAACTTCCCTGAGGTCAGCACCGAGGAGTACGACATCTACTCGTAG
- a CDS encoding amino acid ABC transporter ATP-binding protein — translation MAEPLVVIDHVEKHYGDFHALKDINLTVDPGEVVIVIGPSGSGKSTLCRTINRLETITSGSIAIDGKELPAEGKELAKLRAEVGMVFQSFNLFSHLTILENVTLGPIKVKGMKKADADKEARRLLDRVGIAHQAEKYPAQLSGGQQQRVAIARALAMHPKIMLFDEPTSALDPEMINEVLDVMVDLAHDGMTMVVVTHEMGFARKAADRVVFMADGEIVEQAKPEDFFTNPQSSRAKDFLSKLLTQ, via the coding sequence ATGGCAGAGCCGCTCGTTGTCATTGACCATGTCGAGAAGCACTACGGTGACTTCCACGCGCTGAAGGACATCAACCTCACCGTCGATCCGGGTGAGGTCGTCATCGTGATCGGGCCGTCAGGATCCGGTAAATCGACGCTGTGTCGGACGATCAACCGCCTCGAGACGATCACGAGCGGGTCCATCGCGATCGACGGCAAGGAACTTCCCGCGGAGGGCAAGGAGCTCGCGAAGCTCCGTGCTGAAGTCGGCATGGTGTTCCAGTCGTTCAACCTCTTCAGCCACCTCACGATCCTCGAGAACGTGACTCTCGGACCGATCAAGGTCAAGGGGATGAAGAAGGCCGACGCCGATAAGGAGGCGCGCCGCCTGCTCGACCGCGTCGGGATCGCGCATCAGGCCGAGAAGTACCCCGCTCAACTGTCGGGTGGCCAGCAGCAGCGCGTCGCGATCGCCCGCGCGCTGGCGATGCATCCCAAGATCATGCTGTTCGACGAGCCGACCAGCGCGCTCGACCCCGAGATGATCAACGAGGTGCTTGACGTGATGGTCGATCTCGCGCACGACGGCATGACCATGGTCGTCGTCACGCACGAGATGGGCTTCGCTCGCAAGGCCGCCGACCGCGTGGTCTTCATGGCCGATGGCGAGATCGTCGAACAGGCGAAGCCGGAAGACTTCTTCACCAACCCGCAGTCGTCACGCGCGAAAGACTTCCTCTCGAAGCTGCTCACGCAATGA
- a CDS encoding TrmH family RNA methyltransferase, translating to MLENPRAARVRTIRKLSQRSVRRDTGRFVLEGPQAVRDALTARPDLVEQLYTTPTALEKHRDIRTLIDDAVAENPELVWEYADETVIDAMSDTVTPQGVVAVARQNPTALKDIFAGAPRLIVICEEVRDPGNLGTILRAADAVGADGVVLTGRTVDPFNAKVVRSTTGSLFHVPFAVDADLADVAGRARAAGLQVFAADVRGEDLLGARREGALENPTAWVFGNEARGLTSDAVALCDRSLKLPIYGRAESLNLATAASVCLYESAFAHRAA from the coding sequence ATGCTCGAGAACCCCCGCGCCGCGCGTGTCCGCACGATCCGCAAGCTCTCCCAGCGCAGTGTGCGCCGTGACACCGGGCGGTTCGTCCTCGAGGGCCCGCAGGCGGTTCGAGACGCGCTCACCGCCCGTCCCGACCTCGTCGAGCAGCTGTATACGACGCCGACGGCTCTCGAGAAGCACCGCGACATCCGCACACTCATCGATGACGCTGTGGCGGAGAACCCGGAGCTCGTGTGGGAGTACGCCGACGAGACCGTCATCGACGCGATGTCGGACACGGTGACGCCGCAGGGGGTCGTCGCCGTCGCGCGGCAGAACCCCACGGCGCTGAAGGACATCTTCGCAGGCGCCCCACGACTCATCGTGATCTGCGAAGAGGTGCGAGACCCCGGGAACCTCGGCACGATCCTGCGTGCGGCGGACGCGGTCGGCGCCGACGGCGTCGTGCTCACCGGTCGCACGGTCGATCCCTTCAACGCGAAAGTCGTGCGGTCGACAACGGGCTCGCTGTTCCACGTCCCGTTCGCCGTCGATGCGGATCTGGCGGATGTCGCCGGTCGCGCCCGTGCGGCAGGGCTCCAGGTCTTCGCCGCCGATGTGCGGGGAGAGGACCTGCTCGGCGCGCGCCGGGAGGGCGCACTCGAGAACCCCACGGCCTGGGTCTTCGGCAACGAAGCGCGGGGGCTCACGAGCGACGCCGTCGCCCTCTGCGACCGGTCGCTGAAGCTGCCGATCTATGGGCGAGCGGAGTCACTCAACCTGGCGACCGCCGCGAGCGTGTGTCTGTACGAGTCAGCGTTCGCGCATCGCGCTGCGTGA
- the rplT gene encoding 50S ribosomal protein L20, with the protein MARVKRAVNAHKKRRVILERASGYRGQRSRLYRKAKEQVTHSLVYAYRDRRKRKGDFRRLWIQRINAGARANGLTYNRFIQGLNAAGVEVDRRMLAELAVNEPATFAKLVEVAKGALPSDVNAPKAA; encoded by the coding sequence ATGGCAAGAGTCAAGCGCGCGGTAAACGCGCACAAGAAGCGTCGCGTCATCCTCGAGCGTGCCTCCGGCTACCGCGGTCAGCGTTCGCGCCTCTACCGCAAGGCCAAGGAGCAGGTCACTCACTCGCTCGTTTACGCGTACCGCGACCGTCGTAAGCGCAAGGGCGACTTCCGCCGCCTGTGGATCCAGCGCATCAACGCCGGCGCACGCGCGAACGGCCTGACGTACAACCGCTTCATCCAGGGCTTGAACGCCGCGGGTGTCGAGGTCGACCGCCGCATGCTCGCGGAGCTCGCGGTGAACGAGCCCGCGACGTTCGCGAAGCTCGTCGAGGTCGCCAAGGGCGCTCTGCCCTCCGACGTCAACGCGCCGAAGGCCGCGTAA
- the rpmI gene encoding 50S ribosomal protein L35 codes for MPKQKTHSGAKKRFKITGSGKLKKQQSGMRHNLEHKSSRRTRRLNKDQIVASSDVKAVKKLLGR; via the coding sequence ATGCCGAAGCAGAAGACCCACTCGGGAGCCAAGAAGCGCTTCAAGATCACCGGCAGCGGCAAGCTCAAGAAGCAGCAGTCGGGAATGCGCCACAACCTTGAGCACAAGTCGAGCCGCCGGACGCGTCGCCTGAACAAGGACCAGATCGTCGCCAGTTCCGACGTCAAGGCCGTCAAGAAGCTCCTCGGCCGCTGA
- the infC gene encoding translation initiation factor IF-3: MSDPRINERIRVPEVRLIGPGGEQIGVVASSVALRLAQEADLDLVEVAPNSRPPVAKIMDYGKFKYETAQKAKEARRNQANTVLKEVRFRLKIDQHDYETKRKRAEGFLKAGDKVKAMILFRGREQQRPEMGVRLLMNFAEEVAELGVVESRPKIDGRNMVMIIAPTKNKSEAKAEQNAQRAANKRAARDAKHADKESASE, translated from the coding sequence ATCAGCGATCCCCGTATCAACGAGCGCATTCGCGTTCCCGAGGTCCGTCTCATCGGACCCGGAGGCGAGCAGATCGGCGTTGTCGCAAGCTCGGTGGCCCTGCGCCTCGCGCAGGAAGCCGACCTCGACCTCGTCGAGGTGGCACCCAACTCACGTCCTCCCGTCGCCAAGATCATGGACTACGGGAAGTTCAAGTACGAGACCGCGCAGAAGGCCAAGGAAGCACGCCGCAACCAGGCCAACACGGTCCTCAAGGAAGTCCGCTTCCGCCTGAAGATCGATCAGCACGACTATGAGACGAAGCGCAAGCGTGCTGAGGGGTTCCTCAAGGCCGGCGACAAGGTCAAGGCCATGATCCTGTTCCGTGGGCGCGAGCAGCAGCGTCCCGAGATGGGCGTTCGCCTGCTGATGAATTTCGCTGAGGAAGTTGCTGAGCTCGGAGTCGTCGAGTCGCGGCCGAAGATCGACGGGCGAAACATGGTCATGATCATCGCCCCGACGAAGAACAAGTCTGAGGCGAAGGCCGAGCAGAACGCACAGCGCGCGGCCAACAAGCGAGCAGCGCGCGACGCGAAGCACGCTGACAAGGAATCCGCGAGCGAGTAG
- a CDS encoding DUF1844 domain-containing protein, with amino-acid sequence MSTTTGDHAHSFDAERHAHWEEQQRAAAATDAVRDIADVAAVEVIASGCVHLMSAAAVKLGLGEDPDAERFTDLDEARKLINALAGLVTAAAPEISDMHARPIRDGLRSLQLRFREISAIPDPIGKGPGEKFTGPVS; translated from the coding sequence ATGAGCACGACGACCGGCGACCACGCACATTCCTTCGACGCCGAGCGTCACGCTCACTGGGAGGAGCAGCAGCGCGCTGCGGCGGCAACCGACGCCGTCCGCGACATCGCCGACGTCGCGGCCGTCGAAGTCATTGCGTCGGGGTGCGTGCACCTCATGAGCGCCGCCGCCGTCAAGCTCGGGCTCGGCGAGGATCCCGATGCGGAGCGGTTCACCGACCTGGACGAAGCGCGCAAGCTGATCAACGCCCTCGCCGGCCTCGTCACCGCCGCCGCACCCGAGATCAGCGACATGCACGCGCGTCCGATCCGCGACGGGCTGCGCTCCCTGCAGCTGCGCTTCCGTGAGATCTCCGCCATCCCCGACCCCATCGGCAAGGGCCCGGGCGAGAAGTTCACGGGCCCCGTCTCCTAG